A single genomic interval of Rhododendron vialii isolate Sample 1 chromosome 3a, ASM3025357v1 harbors:
- the LOC131319118 gene encoding uncharacterized protein LOC131319118 isoform X1, which produces MPKSAIPLLPPPMANTSSASTPSETFSTEEVTVKSLNKRYEGLVTVKTKAIRGKGAWYWAHFEPVLIKNPDTNLPKAVKLKCILCNAAFSASNPSRTASEHLKRGTCPNFGSVSKAISLPPSQQLPPLASPSSSSHNHKKRNTQIAPNPVAVVTPAGFNQQHFVLSGGKEDLGALALLESSVKKLKSPKSSPGPILSKGQVDSAFGLLADWVYQSCGSVSISSLEHPRFRDFLGQVGLPPLSSRREFLGARLDSKFDEAKTESEARIREALFFQLASNGWKSRGCGYGDENLVKFSANLPNGTSVFQKAVFMGSNFVPPDYAEEVLWESTTGVCGGDVHRCVGIVADKYGGKALRNLEMQNHWMVNLSCQLQGFMSLGKDFIKELPLFKSVIDNCSKVANVFNYKSQVRNSFQRYRSEDTELPGLIRVPPRNCDSSKNFASVVGMVEDIMSCGRVLHLVTMDESYKVVCVEDPLAREVAEMIQDVGFWNELDAAHSLVKLIKGMAEEIEAERPLVGQCLPLWEELRAKMKDWCAKFRITEGPVFNVVEKRFRKNYHPAWSAAFILDPQYLTRDASGKYLPPFKCLTNEQEKDVDRLITRLVSREEAHIALMELMKWRSEGLDPLYAQAVQVKQRDPVTGKMRMANPKSSRLVWETCLKEFKSLGKVAVRLLFLHATSCGFKCNWSFMRWVCVQGNSRVGLDRAQKLIFVSAHSKLESRDFSSEEEKDAELFAMASGDDDMLSDVFADAPSVSHKIMGTAEIRLGPLLNIDPR; this is translated from the exons ATGCCCAAATCAGCCATCCCTTTACTCCCACCTCCAATGGCCAACACCAGCTCCGCCTCCACCCCGTCGGAAACCTTCTCAACCGAAGAGGTCACCGTTAAATCGTTGAACAAGCGGTACGAAGGCCTGGTGACCGTCAAAACCAAGGCCATCCGAGGCAAGGGAGCCTGGTACTGGGCCCACTTCGAGCCCGTCTTAATTAAAAACCCAGACACAAACCTCCCCAAGGCAGTGAAGCTCAAGTGCATCCTGTGCAACGCCGCGTTCTCCGCCTCGAACCCGTCCCGAACCGCCTCGGAGCATCTCAAGCGAGGTACTTGCCCCAACTTCGGCTCCGTTTCCAAGGCCATTTCGCTCCCACCTTCACAGCAACTACCCCCCTTAGCTtccccttcctcttcctctcacAATCACAAGAAACGGAATACCCAAATTGCCCCTAACCCAGTTGCCGTTGTTACCCCTGCTGGGTTTAATCAGCAGCATTTTGTGCTGTCCGGTGGGAAAGAGGATTTGGGTGCTTTGGCATTGCTGGAAAGCAGCGTCAAGAAGCTAAAGAGCCCGAAATCTTCGCCCGGTCCGATTTTAAGCAAGGGTCAGGTGGATTCTGCTTTTGGTTTGTTGGCTGATTGGGTTTACCAGTCTTGCGGGTCGGTTTCGATTTCGAGCCTTGAGCACCCTAGATTCAGGGACTTTTTAGGCCAAGTGGGATTACCGCCGTTGTCATCTAGACGGGAGTTCTTGGGTGCAAGGCTCGATTCGAAGTTTGACGAAGCAAAAACGGAGTCGGAAGCTAGGATTAGAGAGGCTTTGTTCTTTCAGTTAGCTTCAAATGGGTGGAAGAGCAGGGGTTGTGGGTATGGGGATGAGAATTTGGTTAAGTTTAGTGCGAATCTTCCCAATGGGACTAGCGTGTTCCAAAAGGCTGTGTTTATGGGTAGTAATTTTGTGCCACCGGATTATGCAGAGGAGGTGTTGTGGGAGAGTACGACTGGGGTATGTGGGGGTGATGTGCATAGATGTGTAGGTATAGTTGCTGATAAGTATGGTGGTAAAGCATTGAGGAATTTGGAGATGCAAAACCATTGGATGGTTAACTTGTCTTGCCAGCTTCAAGGGTTTATGAGTTTGGGAAAGGATTTTATCAAAGAACTTCCGCTTTTCAAGTCTGTTATTGATAATTGCTCGAAGGTTGCTAATGTTTTCAATTACAAGTCTCAGGTGAGGAACAGTTTTCAGAGGTATCGGTCAGAAGATACCGAGCTTCCCGGATTGATCAGGGTTCCTCCGCGTAATTGTGATAGCTCAAAGAACTTTGCTTCTGTTGTTGGAATGGTGGAGGATATAATGAGCTGTGGTCGGGTGCTACATTTAGTCACGATGGATGAATCGTACAAGGTGGTATGTGTGGAGGATCCGTTGGCAAGGGAGGTGGCTGAAATGATTCAAGATGTGGGGTTTTGGAATGAGTTGGATGCTGCTCATTCGCTAGTGAAACTGATCAAAGGCATGGCTGAAGAGATTGAGGCTGAGAGGCCATTAGTAGGGCAATGCCTTCCACTTTGGGAGGAGTTGAGAGCAAAAATGAAGGACTGGTGTGCCAAATTCCGGATAACTGAAGGTCCTGTTTTTAATGTTGTTGAGAAGAGATTTAGGAAGAATTACCACCCGGCATGGTCAGCCGCATTTATCCTTGACCCACAGTACTTGACTAGGGATGCCAGCGGGAAATACCTTCCCCCGTTCAAGTGCTTGACAAATGAGCAAGAGAAAGATGTGGATAGGCTTATAACCCGGCTGGTATCCAGGGAGGAAGCTCATATCGCGTTGATGGAGCTTATGAAATGGAGATCAGAAGGGCTCGACCCACTGTATGCGCAAGCAGTTCAGGTGAAACAGCGGGACCCTGTGACAGGAAAGATGAGAATGGCAAACCCTAAGAGCAGTAGGTTAGTGTGGGAGACTTGCTTAAAAGAGTTCAAGTCATTGGGGAAGGTTGCTGTTAGGCTTCTCTTCCTTCATGCAACCTCATGCGGGTTTAAGTGCAATTGGTCTTTTATGAGATGGGTTTGTGTGCAAGGGAACTCAAGGGTGGGCCTTGATAGGGCTCAGAAGTTGATTTTCGTTTCTGCCCATTCGAAGCTTGAAAGTCGGGATTTTTCAAGTGAGGAAGAGAAGGATGCAGAATTGTTTGCCATGGCAAGCGGTGACGATGACATGCTCAGTGATGTCTTTGCTGATGCGCCCTCAGT GAGTCATAAAATCATGGGTACTGCAGAGATAAG GTTGGGCCCGCTGTTGAACATAGATCCCCGTTGA
- the LOC131319118 gene encoding uncharacterized protein LOC131319118 isoform X2: MPKSAIPLLPPPMANTSSASTPSETFSTEEVTVKSLNKRYEGLVTVKTKAIRGKGAWYWAHFEPVLIKNPDTNLPKAVKLKCILCNAAFSASNPSRTASEHLKRGTCPNFGSVSKAISLPPSQQLPPLASPSSSSHNHKKRNTQIAPNPVAVVTPAGFNQQHFVLSGGKEDLGALALLESSVKKLKSPKSSPGPILSKGQVDSAFGLLADWVYQSCGSVSISSLEHPRFRDFLGQVGLPPLSSRREFLGARLDSKFDEAKTESEARIREALFFQLASNGWKSRGCGYGDENLVKFSANLPNGTSVFQKAVFMGSNFVPPDYAEEVLWESTTGVCGGDVHRCVGIVADKYGGKALRNLEMQNHWMVNLSCQLQGFMSLGKDFIKELPLFKSVIDNCSKVANVFNYKSQVRNSFQRYRSEDTELPGLIRVPPRNCDSSKNFASVVGMVEDIMSCGRVLHLVTMDESYKVVCVEDPLAREVAEMIQDVGFWNELDAAHSLVKLIKGMAEEIEAERPLVGQCLPLWEELRAKMKDWCAKFRITEGPVFNVVEKRFRKNYHPAWSAAFILDPQYLTRDASGKYLPPFKCLTNEQEKDVDRLITRLVSREEAHIALMELMKWRSEGLDPLYAQAVQVKQRDPVTGKMRMANPKSSRLVWETCLKEFKSLGKVAVRLLFLHATSCGFKCNWSFMRWVCVQGNSRVGLDRAQKLIFVSAHSKLESRDFSSEEEKDAELFAMASGDDDMLSDVFADAPSVLGPLLNIDPR; encoded by the exons ATGCCCAAATCAGCCATCCCTTTACTCCCACCTCCAATGGCCAACACCAGCTCCGCCTCCACCCCGTCGGAAACCTTCTCAACCGAAGAGGTCACCGTTAAATCGTTGAACAAGCGGTACGAAGGCCTGGTGACCGTCAAAACCAAGGCCATCCGAGGCAAGGGAGCCTGGTACTGGGCCCACTTCGAGCCCGTCTTAATTAAAAACCCAGACACAAACCTCCCCAAGGCAGTGAAGCTCAAGTGCATCCTGTGCAACGCCGCGTTCTCCGCCTCGAACCCGTCCCGAACCGCCTCGGAGCATCTCAAGCGAGGTACTTGCCCCAACTTCGGCTCCGTTTCCAAGGCCATTTCGCTCCCACCTTCACAGCAACTACCCCCCTTAGCTtccccttcctcttcctctcacAATCACAAGAAACGGAATACCCAAATTGCCCCTAACCCAGTTGCCGTTGTTACCCCTGCTGGGTTTAATCAGCAGCATTTTGTGCTGTCCGGTGGGAAAGAGGATTTGGGTGCTTTGGCATTGCTGGAAAGCAGCGTCAAGAAGCTAAAGAGCCCGAAATCTTCGCCCGGTCCGATTTTAAGCAAGGGTCAGGTGGATTCTGCTTTTGGTTTGTTGGCTGATTGGGTTTACCAGTCTTGCGGGTCGGTTTCGATTTCGAGCCTTGAGCACCCTAGATTCAGGGACTTTTTAGGCCAAGTGGGATTACCGCCGTTGTCATCTAGACGGGAGTTCTTGGGTGCAAGGCTCGATTCGAAGTTTGACGAAGCAAAAACGGAGTCGGAAGCTAGGATTAGAGAGGCTTTGTTCTTTCAGTTAGCTTCAAATGGGTGGAAGAGCAGGGGTTGTGGGTATGGGGATGAGAATTTGGTTAAGTTTAGTGCGAATCTTCCCAATGGGACTAGCGTGTTCCAAAAGGCTGTGTTTATGGGTAGTAATTTTGTGCCACCGGATTATGCAGAGGAGGTGTTGTGGGAGAGTACGACTGGGGTATGTGGGGGTGATGTGCATAGATGTGTAGGTATAGTTGCTGATAAGTATGGTGGTAAAGCATTGAGGAATTTGGAGATGCAAAACCATTGGATGGTTAACTTGTCTTGCCAGCTTCAAGGGTTTATGAGTTTGGGAAAGGATTTTATCAAAGAACTTCCGCTTTTCAAGTCTGTTATTGATAATTGCTCGAAGGTTGCTAATGTTTTCAATTACAAGTCTCAGGTGAGGAACAGTTTTCAGAGGTATCGGTCAGAAGATACCGAGCTTCCCGGATTGATCAGGGTTCCTCCGCGTAATTGTGATAGCTCAAAGAACTTTGCTTCTGTTGTTGGAATGGTGGAGGATATAATGAGCTGTGGTCGGGTGCTACATTTAGTCACGATGGATGAATCGTACAAGGTGGTATGTGTGGAGGATCCGTTGGCAAGGGAGGTGGCTGAAATGATTCAAGATGTGGGGTTTTGGAATGAGTTGGATGCTGCTCATTCGCTAGTGAAACTGATCAAAGGCATGGCTGAAGAGATTGAGGCTGAGAGGCCATTAGTAGGGCAATGCCTTCCACTTTGGGAGGAGTTGAGAGCAAAAATGAAGGACTGGTGTGCCAAATTCCGGATAACTGAAGGTCCTGTTTTTAATGTTGTTGAGAAGAGATTTAGGAAGAATTACCACCCGGCATGGTCAGCCGCATTTATCCTTGACCCACAGTACTTGACTAGGGATGCCAGCGGGAAATACCTTCCCCCGTTCAAGTGCTTGACAAATGAGCAAGAGAAAGATGTGGATAGGCTTATAACCCGGCTGGTATCCAGGGAGGAAGCTCATATCGCGTTGATGGAGCTTATGAAATGGAGATCAGAAGGGCTCGACCCACTGTATGCGCAAGCAGTTCAGGTGAAACAGCGGGACCCTGTGACAGGAAAGATGAGAATGGCAAACCCTAAGAGCAGTAGGTTAGTGTGGGAGACTTGCTTAAAAGAGTTCAAGTCATTGGGGAAGGTTGCTGTTAGGCTTCTCTTCCTTCATGCAACCTCATGCGGGTTTAAGTGCAATTGGTCTTTTATGAGATGGGTTTGTGTGCAAGGGAACTCAAGGGTGGGCCTTGATAGGGCTCAGAAGTTGATTTTCGTTTCTGCCCATTCGAAGCTTGAAAGTCGGGATTTTTCAAGTGAGGAAGAGAAGGATGCAGAATTGTTTGCCATGGCAAGCGGTGACGATGACATGCTCAGTGATGTCTTTGCTGATGCGCCCTCAGT GTTGGGCCCGCTGTTGAACATAGATCCCCGTTGA